The Pseudanabaena galeata CCNP1313 genome includes a region encoding these proteins:
- the hpsC gene encoding hormogonium polysaccharide secretion pseudopilin HpsC, whose amino-acid sequence MSFRLRKGILRSPKSRHRRGFASGFTLIELLVAALIASLMVVVMLGFLVGVLDSDRKETVKTNAQEELQAAISYIADDLQESIFIYGAEGLASINAQLPHAQSGAGNECNPTGTNTCTPILVFWKRFAFDPDSNGTYSNTGATPTSEIIGCMPYGDATQLAACRANSAAGGRAYGRDTYTYSLVAYYLKNDTANPETSGWSNTARILRWELRDGYVAYCSNGGTIGVTTGCPASNKVLTRAASALIVPPIVPVALTDPNAYFILPSQGFNRPDFSTQGGLAAWRKYANFDFGANRFVTLVDFMDDTAYAAAQGGNAVATGTPAAATAAFRIPVGRNDASTPQRNLDCDDPSVGVGTTDSINNFTQRVPADFANSDGSNPAGLSSFYACVSPNTVTARIFLRGNAIARLTTPATNRDLRQPTATNITFFPTADVRSFGRSQIGLGR is encoded by the coding sequence ATGTCATTTCGGCTTCGCAAAGGGATACTGCGATCGCCAAAATCACGTCATCGCCGAGGTTTTGCCTCTGGTTTTACCTTGATTGAGTTGTTAGTAGCGGCTTTGATTGCCTCCTTAATGGTGGTAGTCATGTTGGGCTTTTTAGTGGGTGTGCTAGATAGCGATCGTAAAGAAACAGTTAAAACCAATGCCCAAGAAGAACTGCAAGCTGCAATTAGCTACATCGCTGATGATCTGCAAGAATCAATCTTTATCTATGGTGCAGAGGGACTTGCTAGTATAAATGCTCAATTACCCCATGCTCAGAGTGGTGCAGGTAATGAGTGCAATCCAACTGGTACTAATACCTGTACGCCGATCTTAGTTTTTTGGAAAAGATTTGCTTTTGATCCCGACTCAAATGGAACCTACAGTAATACGGGTGCTACTCCAACGTCAGAAATTATTGGCTGTATGCCCTATGGAGATGCAACCCAATTAGCAGCCTGTCGAGCCAATAGTGCTGCTGGTGGTAGAGCCTATGGTCGAGATACTTATACTTATTCGCTTGTAGCCTATTACTTAAAAAACGATACTGCGAATCCTGAAACTAGTGGTTGGTCAAATACTGCTCGGATCTTGCGATGGGAACTGAGAGATGGATATGTGGCTTATTGTAGTAATGGTGGCACAATCGGTGTGACTACTGGTTGCCCTGCATCGAACAAAGTTTTGACTAGAGCAGCTTCTGCACTGATTGTGCCTCCTATAGTCCCTGTAGCTCTGACAGATCCAAACGCTTACTTTATTCTGCCATCTCAAGGATTTAATCGTCCTGACTTCTCAACACAAGGTGGACTAGCAGCATGGAGAAAGTATGCCAACTTTGATTTTGGAGCTAACCGTTTTGTTACCCTTGTAGACTTTATGGATGACACTGCCTATGCCGCAGCTCAAGGTGGTAATGCAGTAGCTACTGGAACTCCTGCTGCTGCTACGGCTGCATTCAGAATCCCTGTTGGCAGGAATGACGCTAGTACACCACAGAGAAATCTAGATTGTGATGATCCTTCAGTGGGTGTGGGAACGACAGACTCGATAAATAACTTCACACAACGAGTTCCTGCTGATTTTGCTAATTCTGACGGCAGTAATCCTGCTGGGTTAAGTAGTTTTTATGCTTGTGTCTCACCAAATACAGTTACAGCCAGAATATTTTTGCGCGGTAATGCGATCGCTCGTTTAACCACGCCAGCGACCAATAGAGATTTGAGACAGCCAACAGCAACTAATATTACGTTCTTCCCAACCGCCGATGTGCGAAGCTTTGGGCGTAGTCAAATCGGTCTAGGTAGATAA
- a CDS encoding prepilin-type N-terminal cleavage/methylation domain-containing protein, which produces MDTRYRKPHDTIAPSFAGYLSYILKTRRSLESEETGFTLLESLVAAAVVGILIVSIAPMVALSTSARVNARRIDQATQAGRSYIDAVRGGVIDVTNFPNNLVISQPNSQNQYSFEDPSALLDPARTVQPPTTASFPPATICNNTLAQNVPSGRVPGICIDANGNGFSIQDPQDFFIQPMRSGPLSSVTTAATDLRSQGFWLAIRVYRADALLGTAPLRTGTEDTCTQGNTPFASTASITCPIVTMRSQIFLPTVNPKNIDDIKRGIGSN; this is translated from the coding sequence GTGGATACTAGATATCGTAAACCCCATGATACGATCGCCCCTTCTTTTGCGGGTTATCTGTCCTATATCCTCAAGACAAGGCGATCGCTAGAGTCAGAAGAGACGGGCTTCACATTGCTAGAGTCTCTGGTGGCGGCGGCTGTAGTGGGCATCTTGATTGTGTCGATCGCACCGATGGTAGCCCTTTCCACTTCTGCGAGAGTTAATGCCAGAAGGATCGATCAGGCTACTCAAGCAGGAAGGTCATACATTGACGCTGTGAGAGGCGGTGTGATTGACGTTACAAATTTCCCAAACAATCTTGTTATAAGTCAGCCAAATTCTCAAAATCAATATTCTTTTGAAGATCCGTCTGCTCTACTTGATCCAGCTAGAACGGTTCAGCCACCAACCACAGCCAGTTTCCCACCCGCTACTATTTGTAATAATACCCTTGCTCAAAACGTTCCATCGGGAAGAGTTCCAGGTATTTGTATTGATGCAAATGGCAATGGATTTAGTATTCAAGATCCTCAAGATTTCTTCATTCAGCCGATGCGAAGTGGTCCCCTTAGCTCAGTGACAACTGCGGCAACTGACCTGAGGAGCCAAGGTTTTTGGTTAGCGATTAGGGTTTACCGTGCTGATGCACTTTTAGGCACAGCACCGCTTAGAACTGGTACTGAGGATACATGCACTCAAGGCAATACACCTTTTGCTAGCACGGCTTCGATTACCTGTCCCATTGTGACAATGCGATCGCAGATTTTCTTGCCAACAGTCAACCCCAAAAATATAGATGACATCAAAAGAGGCATCGGTTCAAACTAA